A single window of Pseudarthrobacter defluvii DNA harbors:
- a CDS encoding TM2 domain-containing protein: MSHPNYPHPQQNGPSAPPIPPAPSSFGAQPSFEAGYAAGPHGPQGDYQPGPYGQGPYSDAPRKSFVTTWILSLLLGTFGADRFYLGKIGSGMAKLLTAGGMGIWSIVDLIMTLTGNTRDRDGRPLEGYPENKKKAWIITAVVWLVSIITGIVMAIVSVAMIAAAVDNRKLPAVPGLPTASQTAPAPSGGSTAGGSTAGVNSTVATVSEGNTVKIAVLDSIYTAKIPNMDYIEPKNGGFLAVEVSWETMTGTSFSSPSNFTVLDADGKEGELVYLDEKLGPLPTDEVGAGDARKGIIAFDVNNGPVQVVVFDDYGEKAATFNVTAQ; this comes from the coding sequence ATGAGCCACCCGAATTATCCCCACCCGCAGCAGAACGGGCCGTCGGCGCCGCCCATCCCGCCGGCACCCTCGTCTTTCGGCGCGCAGCCCTCCTTCGAAGCCGGGTACGCGGCTGGTCCCCACGGACCCCAGGGGGACTACCAGCCCGGGCCCTACGGCCAGGGCCCCTATTCCGACGCGCCGCGCAAGTCGTTCGTTACAACTTGGATCCTGTCCCTCCTGTTGGGCACCTTTGGCGCGGACCGCTTCTACCTGGGCAAAATCGGCTCCGGGATGGCAAAGCTGCTGACGGCCGGCGGTATGGGCATCTGGTCCATCGTCGACCTGATCATGACCCTGACCGGGAATACCCGGGACAGGGATGGCCGCCCGCTGGAGGGCTACCCCGAAAACAAGAAGAAGGCCTGGATCATCACCGCCGTCGTCTGGCTGGTGAGCATCATTACCGGGATCGTGATGGCCATCGTCTCCGTCGCCATGATTGCTGCTGCCGTTGATAACCGGAAGCTCCCCGCGGTGCCCGGACTTCCGACGGCCTCCCAAACCGCGCCTGCCCCGTCCGGCGGAAGCACTGCCGGCGGGAGCACAGCAGGAGTCAACTCCACGGTGGCCACCGTCTCAGAGGGCAACACCGTGAAGATCGCCGTCCTGGACTCCATCTACACGGCCAAGATTCCCAACATGGACTACATCGAGCCGAAGAACGGCGGTTTCCTCGCCGTTGAAGTTTCCTGGGAGACGATGACCGGCACCAGCTTCTCCAGCCCCTCCAACTTCACGGTTCTGGATGCCGACGGCAAAGAGGGCGAACTGGTTTACCTGGACGAGAAGCTGGGGCCCCTGCCTACTGACGAGGTAGGTGCCGGGGATGCCCGCAAGGGGATTATCGCGTTCGATGTGAACAACGGTCCGGTCCAGGTGGTGGTTTTCGATGACTATGGCGAGAAAGCGGCGACCTTCAACGTCACTGCCCAGTAG